The nucleotide sequence aaacgtaattttggctgaGGGTAAAAGCATAATCTTTTTACCGAGGGCGAAATCGTATTTTTTAGCTCGGAGCAAAAGGGTAAATGTATTTTGAAGCTAGGGCAAAACCGTATGTTTTAACGAGGGCAAACCCGTAATTTTAAAGttggtataaaataataaattggtTGGTCTAATGGGTATTGCTCGCCGCCCATTTGAACCAATGGCAGAGAAACACTATTccggggcaaaaacgtaattttaaaacgtgtataaaataataaattggtTGGTTCAATAGGTAAGTATCGGCCGCCCATTTTAGCCAATGGTTGGTATAACTAAGACCATGCGTAATGGTGTAAcattataatgcccccaccatggggcgttttgcgccatgtggcagcccagtcagtAAGGGGCATTATACCATAAaatggtgtagtggggcattattcagataatgcccatgcaatcatttcccaattattttttttaaactttaaatactttattaaataaaaaaaatacaatactagaaataaaaaacataaaatccgattaaataaaaaaatactacaaataaaaaaattaaaatccgaATATAAAAAAAAAGACTAGTTTTCATCTTCGCTTTCTTCACCCTCGTCCTCCGTTTCTTCCTCTCCCTCCGGTGGAACAtaccgaaccgaccatgcgtggtgtagtaaatcaaccattaactgggaatggtacggttcgtaacgcaactctcgcgcgttattcactctttcttccattgacgCCTGCGGATGCTCTTCTTGAACGGCTTCTGGCACATAATTCTGGCATATTGcctttccttcgtcttccaaaatcatgttgtgcatgattatacacgcgtacatagcatctctcattttttgcttgctccatgcacgacaaggatttctcaaataatgccagcgttgtttaagaaccccaaagcatctctcaatgtcttttcgtgaagactcttgaacctttttaaaaTATGCTCTTTTTTCATCAAAAGGATCACTATACGTTTTCACGAAAATCGAATACCTAGGATATATTCCGTCGCTCAAGTAATATCCATGAGGGTAATAGTTTCCATTTGCGTAAAACGACGCTTTAGGAGCTTTGCCAGAAATCCACTCCTCTAACAGCGGAGATTGTTCAAAAACGTTGatatcattgcatgacccgaccacgccaaagtaagcagaccaaacccaaaggtcctgtGAAGCAACCGCCTGAAGAATAATAGTGGGTCCTTTTTGGTCACCACGTGTGTGTTGGCCTCGCCATGCAGTCGGGCAGTTATCCCAACGCCAATGCATGCAATCTATGCTCCCGATCATACCAGGCAAACCATGCTCGGCATTATGTACCTCGTAGATCTTTTGAAGGTCCTCCCATGTAGGCGTTCTAAGATAACGCGCACCGTACACATCAattatacctttataaaaaaaaaatagtcacaaaaaaaattaaagaaattgtAAACATagacaaaaaaaataaaagtgtAAAGTATAGGAATTTTACCGCGACAAAAATGCTCCAAGCTATCTCTCGTTGTTTTCTCCCCCATTTTTAGATACTCGTCATTGATGTCGGTAGTGTTTCCATAAGCAAGGATTCGTAACGCCGAGGTACACTTTTGGATACCGGTAAATCCAAGTTCCCCTCTCGCATCcgctttttgtttaaaaaaatcgtAGTTGGCTTCCAAGTCGTGGACTATACGTAGAAATAACCGCTTACTCATTCGGAAACGACGTCTAAACATTTCGTTCGAATATGTCGGCTCCTCGTCAAAATAATCCTTCATCAAACGATCGTGTGCCCCGCGTCGGTCTCGTTCAATATAACCTCTTTTACCTTTTTTGGCTTGTGGGCGACGACAATGCTCGGCATATCTCATCGCTAGTTTACAAGCACccgtaaccgcctcttgctcaaCCTCCTCATCGGTTGAACCATCGCCATCCGCAAAAAACTCGTGATAGCAATAGTTTAGCATGGAGGAAGAACTAGGAGAATCCATCAAGTTTTTATAAAATTCTTGTATTTTTTAGAGAGTTTTTGTGATTATTTGAGTTGAAAATGTTTgagggtatatatatatatatatagggggaaataaaaaaaaaataaataaaaactagcCGTTAGCAACTAGCCGTTTGATTCGTCCGTTCCACATTCTCGAGCGTTTTAAAAATCACGCCAAaacaaatttttttcaaaaaaaacgccgGAAAACGCCCCGTGTAATGGCGAATCCGGCGTTATGCAgcgttttttttcaaatttttttaaaaaaaacgccccgtTACGGGGGGTCTAACAAAGACCAGGATAGTTGACAAAAATCCTAGATTCACCAAAGATGAATTAAACAAAACTGGTTTAGGGTTTTAAATTTAAACTATTCTCATTTTGAACTATGTTTGTGTTCATTGTGGAGAGACAAGAAGAGCATAGTGAGTACATTATTAATCATAcctaaataaatatattaaataaaaattagtAAATATGATATTCAAGGTGTTTTGAATAAATATTGTAATGATATAATCTTTAATTAAGAAAATATGATATTATCTAATATTTGGAACATGATACTAGgggttcatcgaatcgaatatcgaatttttgAATTATTCGAAACGAATTATTtgaatagtttttattttctcTTGAATTCGTAtgcgattcgaattcgattaaaacttaccaaattcgattcgaattcgtattcgaataaagaacccaattcgtattcgattaaaaattcgaattcgaataaattcgatttaattcagatttttcaaaaacatgtaaaaaactatcaaaatgaaacataaatttaaaagcagccataaagcacgatatcacattaaaaagttccaaataaagtaccataagtctaaaattcaaaacaagaAGTCGGGAATAACCACTTCACATTACAGTATGGATGGAGTTAAGGCATGGAGCAAACTGGCGATAAGatcgaaacatcagggagtaaaatggctatttttaaaggattggggcaaaaccattaaaatgaccaaaccacagggagcaaaacagaagtttgctccattaaaaagttccaaataaagtacgataagtctaaaattcaaaacgagaagtcgggaataaccactccacattacaagttaatatttttagggttataaatctattgatagatttgttacttaggttttTGTTATGGGCAatgtagtgggtttggtaatgggtaattttaatacttggaaaaaaaattgaaaataatttatagtatagcttaataaaagttgtataagcattatatataaaaataataaataaaaatgtataatttttattcgaatttcgaatggAATCAAGTTTGAAATTATAAAtccgtattcgatttacttgactcgaatttaatcgaattcgaattattttaatcgaaacgaattcttgataatcgaatcgaatttaaacgaattttgaatttttcaaattcgaaacgaattctgaacacccctacatGATACAtaggttgtttttgaaaaaagGCAAAGCTTGTCCAATTTATGTAAAAGAATCTATTTACTTATACTTTGGAGATTAATCATTTTTTACCGTAATAAAACTCATGGGGCCCTACTAATATCTTGCTAACCAATGAAATCAGGTAAAACATAGTTTTCGCTAGGCATATAGCCATCAAGGAGGGTTAAAGGTAGAAAACCAGTGAAAACTACATTCCAACTTGAAATCTTTAGAGTGAACGAAGTGGTAGCAGAAGCTACCATCGGCTTCTTTTTGTTGCGAGTCATTGAGCTTTGGGGTGAGGTGTGTTCCCGTGGGTTTCTACTAGCTTTTCCCTTCCTAAGGTGGTTGTTTTCCCTAACGGCTTTGTCGTTTAGATTCAGTACACCCTTACTATAAAATCAATAATGTAAATTGTTGAAGAAAAATCATGGTACATAACACTTTCGTTTAAGGTGTGAAAAAATAAAATCACATTCCCTCATTGTCTTTTTATCAgtgttattattatttgaacaTAGACGTAAGAGATAAGAAAAGTATATGGTGCAACTAAAGATCTCATGTCTACGTCTAGTTTTGTAAGAGTATATGGTGTATACACATAGAAAATAAAATTATTATAGAATAAAAATATGCAATTATCATGATAAAGCAATATGTAACGTCTAGTTTTGTAAGAGAATAAAATCATGTGTCCGGTTGGTACAAGATCGCTTTCAGAGTTTCATATATTGTTTGATTCTATCATATTCAAACAATTCATTTACATCTTTTTTAGAGAAAAAGACGTGATTTTAAAAAAGAGATTAAAATAAGAGGTTGTGTACGGTTTGTTAAAACTGAATCACAATCGAGAGTTTTAGTTATTGAAACTTTCTTACTAATTAGTTAGTTACCGTTTAAATATAAGAAATGGTTCGGTTATTTGCAAGACATGTATTAATAGTTTTATCGTTTCAGCATACATTgtaaaattatattatataaaactatattataCAGTATAAATTACATAATACTATATTAAATTATAGAGtaaattgctattttagtccctgagttttgtccaaatttgtcattttagtctaaatagttttttttgcctctgggtccctgacttttcccttttgttgccattttgatcacatacactaactccatccaaaaactccatctttaaccaggggtattttggggattttcattttaaatgttttcaattgccattttgatccaattcctaaaaataaataaaaaataaaaaaaaaatccaaaaaattctaaaaaattctaaaaaatcataataattcttaaaaattctaaaaaaatacaaaaaatccgtttcggggcgaaccgtttcgagctgaaccgtttcgacgcgaaccgtttcgacccgtaccgtttcgacccgaaccgtttcgagctgaatcgtttcgagctgaaccgtttcgagctgaatcgtttcgacgcgaaccgtgcctcgaaacggtacgggtcgaaacggtacgggtcgaaacggttcagctcgaaatggttcagctcgaaacggttcgcgtcgaaacggtactggtcgaaacggttcagctcgaaacggtacgggtcgaaacggttcgcgtcgaaacggttcagctcgaaacggtacgggtcgaaacggttcgcgtcgaaacggttcagctcgaaacggtacgggttgaaacggttcgcgtcgaaacggttcagctcgaaacggttcgggtcgaaacggtacgggtcgaaacggttcgcgtcgaaacggctcagctcgaaacggttcgggtcgaaacggtacgggtcgaaacggttcgcgtcgaaatggttcagctcgaaacggttcgggttcgaaacggttcgcgccgaaacggattttttgtatttttttagaattttttagaatttttatgatcttttataattttttggaatttttttgattttttttattttttagaatttttttgatttttaggaattggatcaaaatggcaattgaaaacatttaaaatgaaaatcctcaaaatacccctggttaaagatggagtttttggatggagttagtgtatgtgatcaaaatggcaaaaaaagGGAAAAGttagggacccagaggcaaaaaaactatttggactaaaatggcaaatttggacaaaactcagggactaaaatggcaatttactctaaattaTATTATGAGTAAAGTTTTCGTACAAAATACTTTAACATACTAAACGTACGAATAGcatgaaaaagacaaaaaaacgtGGTGGCTTTTTCATAATTATTTGTTAGTAggataattatcaaaattactctacaaatgatcatatagagtaattttgatcttgtagagtaattttgtaaaatgttcttctaaagtaattttgattttgtagagtaattttgtaaaatgtttttgtagAGTATTTTGATCAAAAAACTATAGCTCACCAAAAAAACTAACTCCCCCCCCCTCctaaaaaaacactaaaaaaacatacccccccccacccaaactaaatgctaaaaactaaaccagaAAGCTAAACCTGTAACTAGATGCTaacaaaattttacaaaattactctacaagataaTTTTAcgaaattactctacaagatcaaaattactctacatgatatttttacaaaattactctaaaagattaaaattactctacaggatgatttgtagagtaattttgaattgtatgttatTTGATACACTTGcaaagtaattttgatacacttgtataGTAATTTTTATAATTgccttacaagatcaaaattattctacagaacattttacaaattactctacaaagatcaacattactctacaggatcatttgtagagtaattttgataacttttaataattacgaaaatgttaCTGCGTTTTTTTTTAGCAAAGCTTTCAGTTCGTACgttaaaattatttgtatttgatcttttgtcattATATTatactatgttatgttatgttattttatgttatattatatcatatttattATGTTATAGTTATATTAAAAAGTATGGTACTATAATATTaggggaaggatccactaaaaaaATGGATTTTGCGTAAGTAGTCTAAGAATGATtgtgatgatgacacgtggcactcctaataagtaggaatgAAGAGCATTTTGGTCCTTGTAAATAGGGGTAAAAATGACATGTGTCACCCCTTTTgatttttaaaaatacaacaaaaaaatctagtacaaaaaaatttagtacaaaaatatagtacaaaaaaatatagcacaaaaaatatagtacaaaaaaatatagcacaaaaaaatctagcacaaaaaaatctagtacaaaaaaaaattcaacaaaaaatgttgtacaaaaaaatccagcacaaaaattgagaaaaaaaatttaagacaaaaaaaaattaagcacaaaaaatttagcacaaaaatctagcacaaaaaaatgttatacaacatagaaatacaacacattttagtagtttttttagtcttcatattttatatagcaatatggtactcaaattaaagataaaaagacgctcaattttacggtgaaatttttataaaaaaataatgtcgtataaaaaagttatgaacgtttaaaaaacggGGGTAGAAtatgcatgtggagagagaaagtcaatAAATAGTATTTTCCCAAGATACCCTTGCAATTTTTGTTTctcctacactttcatcttaaccattgatttgaaaaatgaatggttaagatttcttctcatcctacttaggcaaaataaactttttatttgatcttaccccaTAATATTATGTTATAGTTATATTATAAAGTATGGTATTATAATATGTATATGAGATGAATGTAAAGAGGAAAAGAATGAGAAATCAAATTCTGTTTATTTATATATTGAATGCAAATTGAAGTAATATCACCGAAATTTGTATGGTCACTTGTCGTGGCCAGCGTGTCTAAGGCTCTAAGCTGGATTTTCATCATATTTAATGTAAAGTTTTCATGTTACATAAATAATTAAATGCCATTAGGAAAGCTTTATTAACTTAAGGACAGATTACGTGTATTGTTTATTTTCAATTACACAAATAATTAAATGAAGGATGTCAGCCGCCTGTAACAGTCTTTTACTTAATATTTTGTTATGATATGGCttattacattatttatttattgattacATGAGATCATATGTCTATAACGCTAtgccaaaagaaaaagaaacattGCACCGACCGACAAAAACAAAACTGAAGAATGCTCGGCACCTTGTGCACAATATGGCCAGATTAAAAATTGGCAAATATTTGAGTTATTTTAaatcttatttattatttcatATTCtataacttatttatttatttatttatttcactTTAATAATTTATTAATATTGTAGGCTCATAGAAAAAGATAAAACACTTTcatattttgtttaaaatttattatatatttatacttTTCGTATTTTAATTAATAACTACGTGATTTTAATTTCGAAACCGAATCTACAGGTCCAACTAGTGAACTGGTAAGAAAGCCGGTTCGGCAAACTATCAAGCTATGAGAACACTGTTTGTAACAAAGAAAGTAGGTTATAGAGGAATTGGATGCGTTTAAAGGCCGGTTTACCTCTATCTGGTTAATTATCATGAAACTTGACTACTTCCTCATAAGAATAGTCAAGTTTCATTGTTTTCTAATACTACAAGAAAGTTTCTCTTTTTACATTAGCCAAACCATGTTCTACCTTCTCTTTCCACTCACATTTTAGACTCTGAGGTATGGTGGGACTTGGgttggggcatgagttgacacgtgtaATGGGAGCCCCCCACCGTCTAGTGATgtgtccgcggggtatggcggggcgtgggttgggtgcaccgcgtggcagattattaaaaaaaaattacaaaaaatttataaaattcacacaacatttataaaaaaaaccctacaatttcattaaaattttaaaaattacataatcctaaaaattacataatacctaaaaattacaaaataacaaacctagagcgttagataaatttcaaaaagggcgatcttgtcgaacgcctttcGCTCCTTGCCTAGAAATTCAAtattcgccaccgccacccgatCCTCGTGGCTTAAATCGCCACTCAGAACGGtttcgtagtaagccttgaaacgatcgagtttgggccgtagctcgcgccatttatgttggcacgcgttgaggttgtggcggtcgtGACAGACGTTATGTTTGTAGGTTGCGAATGCTTCCGGCCAATATCGTGTTTGGCCGGGTTGACGAGCCTTCACAGCGTCAACGACGCTTGTAACGAGAGCCAATTCTTTCTCATGGGTTTAAGATGCCATCTTCTTCGGGCTGCGTGGATAGCGGTGGATAGTGACGGGTTTGGAAGTGGGGTAGCCGGTGGATAGCGATGGTTTGGAAGTGGGGCAGCCGGTGGATAGCGACGGGTTTGGGAtggggtagccggtggggttggggGTTATTTATAGCAGACCCGGGTGGCGGTTTGGGGTAGCCAAAcggtttgaatttaaaattcaaactttcAAATGGTCAAAATGGCCCGCTATGACATGGCGGGGTCAGCGAATAGGAGCCAGCCAGTAAGCATATCACCCTcaccccacgcccggcttgaaacccacgccccaacccaaaccccatACCCCATAGCCTTAGTAGGCATCGTTGTATTTAAATTGATTCTACAAATTATCGTAATTAGACTAGAATTGTTATTTCTAAAAAATATGAATGAATGGTTTAAATTTGGAAATACTTAACGTAgcaaatgttttttttattaaatatacaaTGAGTCCAGTCATAAATGATTCATGGCTATGAATAAAGCAGGATGTTTCAAATCAATCAATTTAAACGAAATCACCATTAGAATTTTCAATTTTGTGATCTTTTAGTAATATATTTAAGGACAATGCTTTATGTGTTATGGAGTTAattaattaagttttttttttcttttgaatagTGACACACACCTACCCTAAAATCTACTcctataagagcattcacatccaatccactaaaaatatacatacattccactaaaaaacaactcctatatcaatatatttccactaaaaacaaatactttttctctcttcttttcaatatatattacattttctctctcttcTACTCACAACCAGGGGCGGACCTGTAGTGTAAAcgggcgtagcccgggctacggctcaagtttttaccagtagtgtaaaaaaaaaaaaaaaatccgattTGTATACACAGGGCACCCCTGAACAAGTACGAGGACACCCCTAAAAaattttgggatacccctgagttgaaggtctagttccgccactgcacaaccactttcaaaatatattaaaaaattatacagggtgaacagtgtccccccaaatatacagatgaacagtaacattttctctctcctccactcacaaccacttaaaccactttttataatttaaaaacccATCTCTCAAGATTTgatggatagaatgtgaatgctctaagaggagggggtggttcactagtgatagaatttatcattcacaagcaccaatcaagttccacCATGTCATCGATCATTTTTCCAttactcacaaccttttttagtgggggtggtcatcactcatcaccacacccaacaatttccccccaaccaacaattccaCTCACAAAACCAAACCATCACGGCGTTAATTTTTCCACGCGTTATACTTTAGAAAATGCCATCACGCGTTAATTATATGGCGGCGGTGGGAACAATCTGGCCATCACGCGTTATACGAAAGTATAACGTGACCGCCCCGCGTTCTCTTATCAGGTCCGGCTATAAGAAGGGTATGGTGGACAACAACTTTGGGCCCATATTTTGAGTTAACTTCCATTTTGCTTCATGTGATTTGGTTATTTAAatggttttgctccaatagtttaaaattAGCCATTTTCCTCCtcgatttttctaacttatcgtcATTTTGCTTCCCGCCTCATCCAAAAAATCCATTAactagaagggtattttggtaattttatagataaaagcaAGAGCATTTAAGTATTTTCACCTAAATAAACATATAACTTGTTTAttacatgtatataagtaattCTTTTCTGATCCTCCATCTTTCCAACCACTCTTTCTACCGGCCACCACCATCCACAACTATCCACCATCACCTgcaactagggctgtaaacgaaccgaacgttcagcgaacagttcgtgaaccgttcggcgggaagttcgtttatgttcgttcgattagcttaacgaacgaacacgaacaaaaaaattcgttcggttagcttagcgaacgaacacgaacataggtcGCGTTCGTTCGaatgcgttcgtgaacgttcggtaatatgttcggttacgttcgtCTGTGTTCgtttaattatattaaaaaataataaaaaataaaccttttatctaaacatattgaaaacttgaaaccctattttttctaagttagctaaaatttggacatgaTAAGgcatttttggggataattatgtctaagttagttaaagttgattaatcgtttggtggtgtattagacttcttgtgttttgatttatcatttgatggttgtatttaactacttatatccaatgtttaaggataacagtatttttatttttttattttcaatttaatTGTTCGTTTGCATTCTTTTTTATTTGCTTGCGTCCGTTTGTGTTcgcttgcgttcgtttgtgttcgagaccagtgttcacgaactgttcgtgaacaactgaattttcttaacgaacgaacacgaacataaaattaTGTTCGGTATgtgttcgcgaacatgttaatttccttaacgaacgaacacaaacatggccttgttcgtgttcgttcggttcgtttacagccctacctgTAAGTCTGTAACTACCACCTGTCGACCACGACTACCGCGACTTTTAAGTAAACGTTTTAATTGAGTTAGAGCCAGGGAGAAAACTACTGAAATACCCCTACTTTTAATTGAACGTTTTAACTGAGATAGTGCCGGGAgtaaactggcgacaaactcggaagatcagggaggaaaatgactatttttaaactattggagcaaaaccgttaaaatgaccaaaccacaaggagcaaaacgaaaattaactcttttatttttattttttatatgtcATATTTTTTAGCAAAACGTATAATTGAGTTTAACCGTTAGAAACCAATATGTTTTTAAACATACTAACTTATCCTATTTAGTTTAGGCCTCTATAAACATCTAAACTCAATTATCATTTAACTCAACTAAACCCAATAATGTTTGAAAATTAAACCAATTGAAAAAACATAAAAGGATGAAAGTTTGAAAATTAAAGAGGTAGCAAATTGGCGAAGGGAGACAATTGCTTGAGGGTCCACTTTTTCTACTCAGCTAGGCCCCCAAATTCTAAAGGATTCTTAGAGACGGATTCACATATAATTCACTTTGTTCGCTTTGTTCGCTTTGTTCGCTTTGTGGTACTTGAACCCATACTACTTAGGTGGAGATAAACATGTAGTGCTAATATGCCAAAGAGA is from Helianthus annuus cultivar XRQ/B chromosome 9, HanXRQr2.0-SUNRISE, whole genome shotgun sequence and encodes:
- the LOC110880081 gene encoding protein ALP1-like, producing the protein MDSPSSSSMLNYCYHEFFADGDGSTDEEVEQEAVTGACKLAMRYAEHCRRPQAKKGKRGYIERDRRGAHDRLMKDYFDEEPTYSNEMFRRRFRMSKRLFLRIVHDLEANYDFFKQKADARGELGFTGIQKCTSALRILAYGNTTDINDEYLKMGEKTTRDSLEHFCRGIIDVYGARYLRTPTWEDLQKIYEVHNAEHGLPGMIGSIDCMHWRWDNCPTAWRGQHTRGDQKGPTIILQAVASQDLWVWSAYFGVVGSCNDINVFEQSPLLEEWISGKAPKASFYANGNYYPHGYYLSDGIYPRYSIFVKTYSDPFDEKRAYFKKVQESSRKDIERCFGVLKQRWHYLRNPCRAWSKQKMRDAMYACIIMHNMILEDEGKAICQNYVPEAVQEEHPQASMEERVNNARELRYEPYHSQLMVDLLHHAWSVRYVPPEGEEETEDEGEESEDEN